The proteins below are encoded in one region of Triticum aestivum cultivar Chinese Spring chromosome 1B, IWGSC CS RefSeq v2.1, whole genome shotgun sequence:
- the LOC123102466 gene encoding receptor-like protein EIX2, translated as MATTPPSSTSYLLIILALALALAASAVAAASGNGSCIPAERAALLAFKAAITSDPANLLGSWHHGHDCCQWGGVRCHSRTGHVVKLDLHNEFVEQDYASFWFPGNHSLHGQISSSLLALPHLKHLNLSGNMVLGDGRPIPEFMGSLRRLTHLDLSSLNFSGRLPPQLGNLSKLVYLDINCGRTSDMMTYSMDISWLARLPSLKHLDMGGVNLSAAVHWVHTLNKLPNLVVLELNYCGLNDYSGSTSLLLHNLTLLEELDLSNNHLNSPAVKNWLWGLTSLKSLIIYGAELGGAFPPELGNLTLLETLDLSFNHIKGMIPATLKKVCNLRYLDLEVNNIDGDISELIQRLPNCSSKNLQVQTLGETNITGTTLQSLVNLSSLNTLELGFNHLRGSVPVEIGTLTNLTNLSLKFNKLTGVISEDHFSGLTNLKQIDLSYNNGLAVIVGSDWEPPFNLQLTRLASCHLGPQFPKWLRSQKGIVLLDISNAGITDRIPYWFWTTFSDAQFLNVSFNQISGELPPNLDFMSMEVLFLQSNHLTGLVPQLPRTIVFLDISRNCSSGFVPSNSQAPSLEAVVLFSNCIIGAIPRSFCQWSNLRLLDLSNNQLVGQLPDCGRKETRRWHNTSNNISRVRITSHFGLEVRTLLVSNNSLSGGFPSLLRRCRNLLFLDLAQNKLSGELPAWISDRMAALIMLRLRSNNFSGHVPIEITGLLALRILDLANNTFYGDIPQSLVNFKALTAINEAVDPENNPFTEEYIGAMSYDNMGLTGDSLSVVIKGQVLAYRENSVYLMSIDLSCNSFTGQIPEDISSLVGLINLNLSSNFLSGNIPYKIGNLQALESLDLSKNQLSGEIPLGLSNLTSLSYMNLSYNGLSGRIPLGRQLDTLKTDDPASMYIGNPALCGRPLPKQCLGDQPTQGDSVRWDTYGQSQMDILFSLIVGFVVGLWMVICGLVFMKKWRYTYFRLLDKLSDKVYVISVVTWHKWSRNIGEN; from the coding sequence ATGGCCACAACTCCACCATCTTCCACGAGCTACCTGCTCATCATCCTAGCCCTAGCCCTAGCACTAGCAGCCTCTGCCGTCGCTGCTGCAAGTGGAAACGGGAGCTGCATCCCGGCAGAGAGGGCGGCGCTGCTCGCATTCAAGGCCGCCATCACAAGCGACCCGGCGAACCTCCTCGGCTCGTGGCATCATGGCCACGACTGCTGCCAATGGGGCGGCGTGAGGTGCCACAGCCGGACAGGCCACGTCGTCAAGCTCGACCTCCACAACGAATTCGTCGAACAAGATTACGCTTCTTTTTGGTTCCCTGGTAACCATTCGCTGCATGGCCAGATAAGTTCTTCGCTGCTCGCTCTGCCCCATCTCAAGCATCTGAACCTTAGCGGGAACATGGTTCTCGGAGATGGAAGGCCTATACCAGAGTTCATGGGTTCCCTCCGGAGATTGACACACCTTGACCTATCTTCCTTGAATTTCAGTGGTAGACTGCCTCCTCAGCTAGGCAACCTATCCAAACTCGTGTATCTTGACATAAACTGTGGTAGGACCTCTGATATGATGACATACTCAATGGATATTTCTTGGTTAGCCCGTCTCCCCTCACTCAAGCATCTCGACATGGGCGGTGTGAACCTTAGCGCAGCGGTACACTGGGTTCACACACTAAACAAGCTTCCGAACCTGGTTGTGTTGGAACTCAATTATTGTGGCCTTAATGATTATAGTGGGAGTACGTCTCTCCTACTCCATAACCTCACGCTTCTTGAGGAACTTGATCTCTCAAACAACCATTTAAACAGTCCAGCTGTAAAGAATTGGCTTTGGGGTTTAACAAGCCTCAAAAGCCTAATCATATACGGTGCTGAATTAGGGGGAGCTTTTCCTCCCGAGTTGGGAAACTTGACCTTATTAGAGACCCTTGACCTGTCATTCAACCACATCAAAGGGATGATACCGGCGACTCTGAAAAAGGTGTGTAACTTGAGATATCTAGACCTCGAAGTGAACAACATTGATGGGGACATATCAGAACTAATTCAAAGGCTACCAAATTGTTCTTCTAAGAATCTGCAAGTCCAGACTTTGGGAGAGACCAACATCACAGGGACAACTTTACAATCACTTGTAAACCTATCCAGCTTAAACACGCTTGAACTTGGTTTCAACCACTTGAGAGGTTCTGTGCCCGTGGAGATTGGGACACTTACAAATTTGACCAACTTGTCCCTTAAGTTTAACAAACTTACTGGTGTGATATCTGAGGATCATTTTTCTGGTCTGACGAATTTAAAACAAATTGACTTGTCTTATAATAATGGTTTGGCAGTCATCGTGGGTTCGGACTGGGAACCTCCCTTCAACTTGCAATTGACAAGGCTTGCATCTTGTCATTTGGGCCCCCAGTTCCCTAAATGGCTGCGATCGCAAAAAGGCATTGTACTTCTTGATATTTCAAACGCAGGTATCACAGATAGGATCCCATATTGGTTCTGGACTACCTTTTCGGATGCCCAGTTTTTAAATGTCTCATTTAACCAAATTAGTGGTGAGCTGCCACCTAATTTGGACTTCATGTCAATGGAAGTACTTTTTCTCCAGTCAAATCATCTAACTGGTTTGGTACCACAATTACCAAGAACAATTGTATTCTTGGACATCTCCAGAAATTGTTCAAGTGGGTTTGTGCCATCAAATTCACAAGCTCCATCTTTAGAGGCTGTCGTTCTCTTTTCCAACTGTATAATTGGGGCTATTCCAAGGTCATTTTGTCAGTGGTCAAATCTGCGGCTCTTAGATCTTTCAAACAATCAGCTTGTAGGGCAACTTCCCGACTGTGGCAGAAAAGAAACGAGACGATGGCATAACACAAGCAACAACATTTCAAGGGTCAGAATCACAAGCCATTTCGGTTTGGAAGTCCGTACTCTCCTTGTAAGCAACAATAGTCTTTCAGGTGGATTCCCTTCACTCCTACGACGGTGCCGAAATCTTCTTTTCCTCGACCTAGCTCAAAATAAATTGAGTGGAGAGCTACCTGCATGGATTAGTGATCGAATGGCAGCTTTGATCATGCTACGCTTAAGATCGAACAACTTCTCAGGTCACGTTCCAATTGAAATAACCGGACTTCTTGCTCTTCGCATCCTTGACCTAGCTAATAACACCTTTTATGGGGATATTCCACAAAGTTTAGTGAATTTCAAAGCTTTGACTGCCATTAATGAAGCTGTAGATCCAGAAAACAATCCTTTCACAGAAGAATATATTGGAGCGATGTCGTACGACAATATGGGGCTGACTGGTGATAGTTTATCAGTTGTCATAAAAGGCCAAGTGCTTGCCTACAGGGAGAATAGTGTATATTTGATGAGTATTGATTTATCCTGCAACAGTTTTACTGGACAAATCCCAGAAGATATTAGCTCTCTTGTTGGACTCATAAACCTGAATTTGTCATCAAACTTCTTGAGCGGAAATATCCCATACAAGATTGGAAATCTGCAAGCACTCGAGTCTCTTGATCTCTCAAAGAACCAGCTTTCTGGTGAAATTCCCTTGGGCTTATCaaatttgacatcattgagctataTGAACTTGTCATATAATGGTCTATCAGGTAGAATACCATTGGGGCGTCAACTAGATACCCTTAAAACAGATGATCCAGCTTCTATGTACATTGGCAACCCTGCTCTTTGTGGACGTCCCCTTCCAAAGCAATGTCTTGGAGATCAACCAACTCAAGGAGATTCAGTAAGATGGGATACATATGGTCAATCTCAAATGGATATTTTGTTTAGCCTGATTGTGGGGTTTGTGGTAGGCCTCTGGATGGTAATTTGTGGCCTTGTGTTCATGAAGAAATGGAGGTACACTTATTTCAGGTTACTTGATAAGTTATCTGACAAGGTCTATGTCATCTCTGTTGTTACTTGGCACAAATGGTCCAGAAACATTGGCGAAAATTAA